A stretch of DNA from Coccidioides posadasii str. Silveira chromosome 1, complete sequence:
CCTCTTCGCGCTCCTGGCTCGTCGACCCGCTGAAGATCACCTTTGCACCGTGGGATTGTGTCCCCGCGATCTTCGACGGGGTAGAGATGCGTGGCATGACGATGTACGCGGGAATTTGCAGGGTAGCAGCGGCCAGAGCGACGGCCTGGGCATGGTTTCCTAGTCACAACAGCAAAGGACGATCCGCGTTAGCAAAATTTGAACGTCCTCAGCAGTAGCCGAGGTCCGGTAAGTTTTGTATTTGGGATGTGCGTGCGTGCGTGGGTATGGCAATGGGATGTATACCAGAACTATGCGTCACGACTCCTCTCTTCCTTACTTCCTCTACGCCCAGACAGTCGCATAGCCTCAGAAGTGCGTAGAAGGCGCCCCGTGCCTTGAAGGCACCGATTTTCTGCAGATTCTCACATTTGAAGAACAAATTGATCTTGGGGCTGGCCGGCGTGCGTCCTTCGAACGGTGTACCGCGGAGGGAGTCGGCGGATTGCGGGGTGGATGCGAGGCGGTTGAGAGTGCGGCAGGTCAGGACAGGGGTGGTGTGGACGTGGGGTCGGATCACAGCGTGGGCGGCCTGGATGTTGGTGGCGGAGAGCGGCAGCCAGTGGGATTGGTCTGTCATGTTGGCGGTGAATTGTTCTCTATGAATATTGgagtgaaaaaaaaaagaaaagaaaagaaaagaaaagaaaagaaaagaaagggaaacgTTCTGTGGTTGCGAAGGGGGATTCAAACTACGCTGTGGTCTCgggcctttttttctctccagGTCGCGGGGCCGAATACGAGGAATAAAACGTGAAAGCAGGGATCCAAGGAGCTCCAGAAGAGCAAGGATGAGGTTGAAGACATAAACTTTTAAAGAAAATGAATTAATAGCTCTTTCTCATTATCACacgttaaaaaaaaatatttggaaaaaaaaaaaaaaaaaaaagttgaACAAAAGAAACTATGGACCGGAAGGTATCTAATGTTACAGCTCCTATTTCTGATTCTCCGGACGGAGGGACCTATGGAAGAAATTAGCATCGATTGGAGAGATTAAAAAAGAGAGttgaaaagaaacaaaaaggaaagggattTTACCTGACTGCCTTTCCGGCTCTCCAGATCTCCAAGTCACGGATGTCCTGCATCTCTTTTTCGTATCTCTCACGATAATCAGGCTGGGAGTTGTAGTCGAGGGAGCGCTTGGTCTCGCTTCCGTCTTTGACGCTGTCGTACAGCTCATTGAAGAGAGGCTTGAGGGTATCCTTGAACTTGCTGCTCCAGTCGATGGCGCCGCGGCGAGCGGTAGTGGAGCAGGCGGCGTACATCCAATCCATGCCGTTGGCACCGATCAATGGGTACAAGCTCTGGGTGGCCTCCTCGACGGTCTCGTTGAAGGCCTCGCTGGGGCTGTGGCCACGCTCACGGAGGACCTCGTACTGGGCGAGGAACATGCCGTGGATGCCGCCCATCAGGCAGCCACGCTCACCGTAGAGGTCGGAGTAGACCTCCTTCTCGAAGGTGGTCTCGTAGAGGTAACCGCTGCCGACGGCGACACCGAGGGCGACGGCCTTCTCCTTGGCCTTGCCGGTGACGTCCTGGTAGACGGCGACGGAGGAGTTGATGCCACGTCCTTCCTTGAAAAGGGAGCGGACAGTGCGGCCGGAGCCCTTGGGAGCGACGAGGATGACATCGATGTCTTTGGGGACATCAACCTTGGTGAGATCCTTGAAGACGGGGGAGAAGCCGTGGGAGAAGTAGAGGGTCTATTGTCACagagttaaaaaaaaaaaaaaaaaggcaatgTTAGACTGAATCGAATCAATGGTTGATTGATTGGGGAGTTAGGGGGGTTATTGTTATTACCTTTCCCTTGGTCAAGAGGGGCTTGATGGCGGGCCAGGTCTCGCTCTGGGCGGCGTCGCTGAGCAAGTTCATGACAA
This window harbors:
- the ILV5 gene encoding Bifunctional acetohydroxyacid reductoisomerase (EggNog:ENOG410PHY1~COG:E~BUSCO:7836at33183); amino-acid sequence: MASRPAARALRSSFSRSLASSASKASRRTFISATNARPALAAKAAPIAAPFAQQARGIKTIDFAGTKETVYEREDWPGEKLLDYFKNDTLALIGYGSQGHGQGLNLRDNGLNVIVGVRKDGASWKEAVQDGWVPGKNLFDVNEAINRGTIVMNLLSDAAQSETWPAIKPLLTKGKTLYFSHGFSPVFKDLTKVDVPKDIDVILVAPKGSGRTVRSLFKEGRGINSSVAVYQDVTGKAKEKAVALGVAVGSGYLYETTFEKEVYSDLYGERGCLMGGIHGMFLAQYEVLRERGHSPSEAFNETVEEATQSLYPLIGANGMDWMYAACSTTARRGAIDWSSKFKDTLKPLFNELYDSVKDGSETKRSLDYNSQPDYRERYEKEMQDIRDLEIWRAGKAVRSLRPENQK